In the genome of Mauremys mutica isolate MM-2020 ecotype Southern chromosome 8, ASM2049712v1, whole genome shotgun sequence, one region contains:
- the EBNA1BP2 gene encoding probable rRNA-processing protein EBP2 — protein sequence MSDYENQSLSESESEESVITDKELQAAFSRGALKPGLNVVLEGHKKALNNVDGLKQCLSEFKQHLAWVERLDVTSGQAPNVMNPTSYHTPDKATVDPEDDFQREMSFYRQAQAAVLKALPWLRHQKVPTRRPDDYFAEMAKSDQQMQKIRHKLKSKQAAMEKSEKAKQLRALRKYGKKVQTEVLQKRQKEKATVLNAIKKYQKGLSDKLDFLDGEQTPPHQGKKEGDGGQRIKKGPNAKRRYKNQKFGFGGKKKGSKWNTRESHNDVSSFRASVAHNKGRGKAGKKGSNKRPGRKMRQKMKSRT from the exons ATGTCAGACTACGAAAATCAGTCGTTGTCAGAGTCTGAGTCAGAAGAATCGGTCATCACTGACAAAGAG CTCCAGGCAGCATTTTCCAGGGGTGCCCTGAAGCCAGGGCTGAATGTCGTGCTTGAGGGGCACAAGAAGGCTCTTAACAATGTG GATGGCTTGAAGCAATGTTTGTCCGAATTCAAGCAGCACTTAGCCTGGGTGGAAAGGCTGGATGTGACCTCGGGTCAGGCACCAAACGTCATGAATCCAACCTCATATCACACACCTGACAAAGCCACCGTTGACCCTGAGGATGACTTCCAGAGAGAGATGAGCTT TTACCGTCAGGCCCAAGCAGCGGTGCTGAAAGCCCTGCCTTGGCTACGTCACCAAAAAGTCCCCACAAGGAGGCCAGATGATTACTTTGCAGAGATGGCCAAATCTGACCAACAGATGCAGAAG ATTCGACACAAGCTTAAGAGCAAACAGGCAGCAATGGAGAAGTCTGAGAAAGCAAAACAGCTTCGTGCACTGAGAAAATATGGCAAAAAG GTACAAACAGAGGTTCTGCAGAAGAGGCAAAAGGAAAAAGCAACTGTGCTGAATGCAATCAAGAAATACCAGAAAG GTCTCTCTGACAAGCTAGATTTCCTGGATGGGGAACAGACACCACCACATCAGGGGAAGAAGGAAGGAGATGGTGGTCAACGAATAAAGAAAGG ACCAAACGCCAAGCGACGTTACAAGAATCAGAAGTTTGGTTTTGGTGGGAAGAAGAAAGGCTCAAAATGGAACACACGGGAGAGTCACAATGATGTATCCAGCTTCCGGGCTAGTGTGGCCCACAACAAGGGCCGTGGGAAAGCAGGGAAAAAAGGTTCCAAT AAGAGACCGGGCAGAAAGATGAGGCAGAAAATGAAGAGTCGAACCTGA